The following proteins come from a genomic window of Gemmatimonadota bacterium:
- a CDS encoding sugar phosphate isomerase/epimerase: MKLGIVTYQIAADWDVATIIETCAKLGYGGAELRTTHAHGVESDLSAGQRQDIRKQFEDGGVEIAGLGSAFEYHSDDPGVVRENIDGTIEYARLAADLGCPGVKVRPNGLQTDKGISVDQTLEQIGKSVRECAIAAADLGVQIRVEVHGRETQKPAYMRTIMDWADHDNAKICWNSNLGEVEDGSIKANFDLLKHKIGLVHITELCNPDYPWRELFSLLNAEGYAGYTLAEIPGSTDAERLLRYYKALWEAYQ, encoded by the coding sequence ATGAAGTTGGGTATTGTCACGTATCAAATCGCCGCGGACTGGGATGTTGCCACTATTATTGAAACCTGTGCAAAACTCGGTTATGGCGGTGCCGAACTGCGTACCACGCATGCTCACGGCGTTGAATCAGATCTTTCGGCGGGGCAACGGCAGGATATCCGCAAACAATTTGAAGATGGCGGTGTCGAAATCGCGGGTTTGGGTTCGGCATTTGAATATCATTCGGATGATCCCGGTGTTGTGCGCGAAAATATTGATGGCACGATTGAGTACGCCAGACTCGCCGCCGACCTGGGTTGCCCGGGCGTTAAGGTGCGGCCCAATGGCCTGCAAACCGACAAAGGTATTTCGGTGGATCAAACACTCGAACAAATTGGCAAATCTGTGCGTGAATGCGCGATTGCTGCTGCTGATCTGGGGGTGCAAATCCGGGTGGAAGTACACGGGCGAGAAACGCAAAAACCCGCGTATATGCGCACGATTATGGATTGGGCAGATCACGACAATGCAAAGATATGCTGGAACTCGAATTTGGGCGAAGTTGAAGACGGCTCTATCAAAGCCAATTTTGACCTGCTCAAACACAAGATCGGTCTGGTACACATCACCGAATTGTGCAATCCGGACTATCCCTGGCGCGAACTCTTTTCTCTCCTAAATGCCGAAGGCTATGCGGGATATACGCTGGCCGAAATCCCCGGCAGTACAGATGCCGAGCGTCTGCTGCGATATTACAAGGCGTTGTGGGAAGCGTATCAGTAG